A single region of the Rhizobium sp. NLR16a genome encodes:
- a CDS encoding ABC transporter permease gives MSYAETLIPPQPAPREVAKPVTVARLCGYVFVAVWALLAALLIFTVINGWDPDKFTRYGPRYLHGLWVTLSLVAISVVCGAILSLPLAMARLSKNRALNWFAYGYIYFFRGTPLLAQLFLVYYGLGVFRPQLEAVGIWWFFREAWYCGLFAMTINTAAYQAEILRGAIESVPHGQREAAAALGIHKTIAFRKIILPQAFIVALRPYGNEIILLIKGSAVVAIITVLDLMGETRYAFSRTFDYQTYLWAAIFYLTIVEALRHLWAWIERRLTRHLKR, from the coding sequence ATGAGCTACGCTGAGACATTGATCCCCCCGCAGCCTGCGCCCCGCGAGGTGGCAAAGCCGGTCACAGTGGCACGCCTGTGCGGCTACGTCTTCGTTGCGGTCTGGGCTCTGCTTGCCGCGCTGCTGATCTTCACCGTCATCAATGGCTGGGATCCGGACAAATTCACTCGCTACGGACCGCGTTATCTGCACGGACTCTGGGTAACCCTCAGTCTGGTTGCCATCTCCGTCGTTTGCGGCGCCATCCTGTCCCTGCCGCTCGCCATGGCCCGGCTGTCGAAGAACCGGGCTCTTAACTGGTTCGCCTATGGCTATATATATTTCTTCCGCGGCACGCCGCTGCTTGCCCAGCTGTTCCTGGTCTATTACGGCCTCGGCGTCTTCCGCCCGCAGCTGGAAGCCGTTGGCATCTGGTGGTTTTTCCGCGAAGCCTGGTATTGCGGCCTCTTTGCCATGACGATCAATACGGCGGCCTATCAGGCGGAAATTCTGCGCGGCGCGATCGAAAGCGTGCCGCATGGCCAGCGCGAAGCAGCAGCAGCCCTCGGCATCCATAAGACCATCGCCTTCCGCAAGATCATCCTTCCGCAGGCCTTCATCGTGGCGCTTCGCCCCTACGGCAACGAGATCATCCTTTTGATCAAAGGCTCGGCGGTCGTCGCCATCATCACCGTCCTCGATCTGATGGGCGAAACCCGTTACGCCTTCTCCCGCACCTTCGACTACCAGACCTATCTCTGGGCAGCGATCTTCTACCTCACCATTGTCGAGGCGCTACGCCATCTCTGGGCCTGGATCGAGCGTCGACTGACGCGGCATCTCAAGCGCTGA
- a CDS encoding usg protein yields MHKDMEKQLQGYGLTTAQILYHLPDHPTILQTYVWQDYDLAPDFPEMRGFLKFWQEKLDGPLHSVRYVHRKLISATEWRALKGEFILH; encoded by the coding sequence ATGCACAAGGACATGGAAAAGCAACTGCAGGGTTACGGTCTGACGACCGCCCAGATCCTCTACCACCTCCCGGATCACCCGACGATCCTGCAGACCTATGTCTGGCAGGATTATGATCTGGCACCCGACTTTCCCGAGATGCGGGGCTTCCTTAAATTCTGGCAGGAGAAGCTCGACGGGCCGCTGCATTCAGTGCGCTACGTCCACCGCAAGCTGATCTCGGCGACAGAGTGGCGGGCGTTGAAGGGCGAGTTCATCCTGCATTGA
- a CDS encoding transporter substrate-binding domain-containing protein, translated as MHISTRIFAAASLAAMSLFAGSAMADGEKYVIGTDSTYPPFEFVDASGTIQGFDIDIAKALCAEMKAECSFVSTDWDGIIPALNAKKFDMIVSSMSITPERLKLVDFSNKYYNTPPAIAVPKDSKITDVAGLKGKVIGAQTSTTHANYAEKHLADTELKLYPTADEYKLDVSSGRVDAVIDDVVVLSEWVKSDAGACCKILTTLPVDKEINGNGAGIAIRKGDPLKEKLNTAIAAIRASGEYKKIQDKYFDFDVYGE; from the coding sequence ATGCATATCTCCACCCGTATCTTCGCGGCAGCCTCGCTCGCGGCAATGTCGCTCTTTGCCGGCTCCGCCATGGCCGATGGCGAGAAATACGTGATCGGCACCGATTCGACCTATCCGCCCTTCGAATTTGTCGATGCCAGCGGCACCATCCAGGGCTTCGACATCGATATCGCCAAGGCGCTCTGTGCCGAGATGAAGGCCGAATGCTCCTTCGTCAGCACCGATTGGGACGGCATCATTCCGGCGCTGAACGCCAAGAAGTTCGACATGATCGTCTCCTCCATGTCGATCACGCCCGAGCGCCTCAAGCTCGTCGACTTCTCCAACAAGTACTACAACACCCCTCCGGCCATCGCCGTACCGAAGGATTCGAAGATCACTGACGTTGCCGGCCTCAAGGGCAAGGTGATCGGCGCACAGACTTCCACGACGCATGCCAACTACGCCGAGAAGCACCTCGCCGACACCGAGCTGAAGCTCTACCCCACGGCCGACGAATACAAGCTCGACGTTTCCAGCGGCCGTGTCGATGCTGTCATCGACGACGTCGTCGTTCTCTCCGAATGGGTCAAGTCCGACGCCGGTGCCTGCTGCAAGATCCTGACGACCCTGCCGGTCGACAAGGAAATCAACGGCAACGGCGCCGGTATCGCCATCCGCAAGGGCGACCCGCTGAAGGAAAAGCTCAACACCGCGATCGCTGCGATCCGCGCCAGCGGTGAGTACAAGAAGATCCAGGACAAGTACTTCGATTTCGACGTTTACGGCGAATAA
- a CDS encoding metalloregulator ArsR/SmtB family transcription factor — protein MIESQADLDRMFHALSDRSRRGMIDRLGRGPASVTELAAPLAVALPTVMKHLQVLEESGLVLSEKSGRVRTYRLQQDALAAVERWVEQRKTRWTAAFDGLDQFLADEPETLPE, from the coding sequence ATGATCGAAAGCCAGGCGGATCTCGACCGCATGTTCCACGCGCTTTCCGACCGCAGCCGCCGCGGCATGATCGACCGGCTCGGCCGCGGCCCGGCCTCGGTCACCGAACTGGCCGCTCCGCTCGCCGTCGCCCTGCCGACGGTGATGAAACATCTGCAGGTGCTGGAGGAGAGCGGGCTCGTCCTCTCCGAAAAATCCGGCCGAGTGCGGACCTACCGGCTGCAGCAGGATGCGCTCGCCGCTGTCGAACGCTGGGTGGAACAGCGAAAGACCCGTTGGACCGCCGCCTTTGACGGGCTGGATCAATTTCTCGCCGATGAGCCGGAGACACTCCCCGAATGA
- a CDS encoding OmpA family protein: MGKKSRLFASAAFPLLSLSLALQPVSAMAAVRGAETQAAAARQVEQGSFEVAQDAPEDAPSEEELLKKKKHKEKQEAPAEQAPAAEKPKEAPAEKPKAEAPKEAPAPEPKAAPEPKAAPEPKAASPKAEAPKEAPAEQPESKPARKAKQEAQPEAKPEAAPQQEQQPVTQEKPKKPKKPEAQQAEPEAQQPAAKEAQPQTEQAAPEAKPEGKQRPRDKGKSKAETAAPEAVTPTEEQAKPEAKPEAKPTAEAPAEKKPAAGETVAPADKASQDKATQDKATQDKAVAPEAAPAEKPKEGMAAKPAGEQPAGEQPAAPATGAAQPLPEASGGQQAEQAIPAPEKVSPEELQRRKKIAEDPAKSNETVVLPVENGAAVLDSDKDADRSKGREVRRDRDKMRAESKDFKVPTSDAEAQAATADRAPTVKLEAVTSEKGTRLDARPQFVRPDGARVDDQTDDNRVIIQYNNQVIVRSDDDRRFLRDGERPIYEELPGDRYRETIARPEGYRIVTIRNRYGDIIQRSRVDARGREDVLYYSPDLYEDPDRDYFEDAGADLPPMRLRVPLNEYIIDTRSDPDRDYYEFLSEPPVEPVERVYSLNEVKYSARIRDKVRRIDLDTITFATGSAEIPMTQARTLRKVADAISQVLKKDPSETFLIEGHTDAVGSDQSNLVLSDQRAESVANVLSDVYGIPPENMATQGYGERYLKVNTSGPEQENRRVTIRRVTPLVRPVAANQ; the protein is encoded by the coding sequence ATGGGCAAGAAATCAAGATTGTTCGCAAGCGCGGCTTTTCCGCTGCTTTCCCTCTCGCTGGCGCTGCAGCCGGTGTCGGCGATGGCCGCCGTGCGCGGCGCTGAGACGCAGGCAGCCGCCGCGCGGCAAGTCGAACAGGGGAGCTTCGAAGTGGCGCAGGATGCGCCCGAGGATGCACCTTCCGAAGAAGAGCTGCTGAAGAAGAAAAAGCACAAGGAGAAGCAGGAGGCCCCAGCCGAACAGGCGCCAGCCGCCGAGAAGCCAAAGGAAGCACCTGCGGAAAAGCCGAAGGCCGAAGCACCCAAGGAGGCTCCGGCGCCTGAACCCAAGGCCGCGCCCGAACCCAAGGCAGCACCCGAACCCAAGGCCGCGTCACCGAAAGCCGAGGCGCCGAAAGAGGCGCCGGCGGAACAGCCCGAAAGCAAGCCCGCGCGGAAAGCCAAACAGGAGGCTCAGCCCGAGGCAAAGCCGGAGGCCGCGCCGCAGCAAGAACAGCAGCCGGTAACGCAGGAAAAGCCGAAAAAACCCAAGAAGCCTGAGGCTCAGCAGGCCGAGCCCGAGGCGCAGCAGCCAGCCGCAAAGGAGGCCCAGCCGCAAACGGAGCAGGCTGCACCGGAGGCCAAGCCGGAAGGAAAGCAGCGCCCCCGCGATAAAGGCAAGAGCAAGGCCGAGACAGCCGCTCCCGAGGCGGTGACGCCGACCGAAGAACAGGCCAAGCCCGAAGCCAAGCCGGAGGCAAAACCCACAGCCGAAGCGCCGGCCGAAAAGAAGCCCGCAGCCGGCGAGACTGTGGCGCCCGCAGATAAAGCGAGCCAGGACAAGGCGACCCAAGACAAGGCGACCCAGGACAAGGCCGTTGCCCCGGAAGCCGCTCCGGCCGAAAAACCGAAGGAAGGCATGGCGGCGAAACCTGCAGGCGAACAGCCCGCCGGCGAACAGCCGGCAGCACCCGCCACCGGCGCGGCCCAGCCGCTGCCTGAAGCCAGCGGCGGTCAGCAGGCGGAGCAGGCCATTCCCGCGCCTGAAAAGGTTTCGCCGGAAGAGCTGCAGCGCCGCAAGAAGATTGCCGAAGATCCGGCCAAGAGCAACGAGACCGTTGTCCTGCCGGTTGAAAACGGTGCGGCCGTGCTCGACAGCGATAAGGATGCCGACCGCAGCAAGGGCAGGGAAGTCCGCCGCGACCGCGACAAGATGCGCGCCGAGAGCAAGGACTTCAAGGTGCCGACCTCTGATGCCGAGGCGCAGGCCGCCACCGCGGATAGGGCACCGACGGTCAAGCTCGAGGCGGTGACTAGCGAGAAAGGAACCAGACTCGACGCCCGGCCGCAATTCGTTCGCCCGGACGGGGCGCGTGTCGACGACCAGACTGACGACAATCGCGTGATCATTCAGTACAACAATCAGGTGATCGTGCGCAGCGACGACGACAGGCGGTTCCTGCGCGACGGCGAACGGCCGATCTACGAAGAGCTCCCGGGCGACCGTTACCGCGAGACGATTGCGCGACCGGAGGGTTACCGCATCGTCACGATCCGCAACCGCTACGGCGACATCATCCAGCGGTCGCGCGTCGATGCCCGCGGGCGTGAGGACGTTCTCTACTATTCGCCCGATCTCTATGAGGATCCGGACCGCGACTATTTCGAGGATGCGGGTGCCGACTTGCCGCCGATGCGGCTGCGCGTGCCACTCAACGAATACATCATCGATACTCGCAGCGATCCGGACAGGGACTATTACGAGTTCCTGAGCGAACCTCCCGTCGAGCCGGTGGAGCGTGTCTATTCGCTGAATGAGGTGAAGTATTCCGCTCGTATTCGCGACAAGGTCCGCCGAATCGATCTTGATACGATCACCTTTGCGACCGGCAGCGCGGAGATCCCGATGACTCAGGCGCGCACATTGCGTAAGGTCGCCGACGCGATCAGCCAGGTGCTGAAGAAAGATCCGAGCGAGACCTTCCTGATCGAGGGCCATACGGATGCTGTCGGTTCCGACCAGAGCAACCTGGTCCTCTCCGACCAGCGGGCGGAATCGGTCGCCAATGTGCTCTCCGACGTCTATGGCATTCCGCCGGAAAACATGGCGACGCAGGGCTACGGCGAACGTTACTTGAAGGTCAACACGTCGGGCCCCGAACAGGAAAACCGCCGCGTCACCATCCGCCGCGTCACTCCGTTGGTGCGTCCGGTCGCCGCCAACCAGTAG
- a CDS encoding ABC transporter permease: MGGLFSALGSFWSSLVHIFDPLCGPVGIFTWLGPSTIIACGDTGWGDEIALGLQVTVSVAIVTLPIGLVIGFLVALGQQSEEKSLRLAAGIYTTIFRGLPELLTLFIIYYGMQMLIQSLLELAGYVGPPVEINAFLAGVIALSVVFSAYCSEVLLSAFRAIPKGQYEAGDALGLHRGRTLRLVILPQLVRIALPGLTNLWMVLLKDTSYVSIISLADILRQTSVAVRVTKEPFFFYGIACCLYLVLAILSSFLLIYVDRWAKRSDVRR; the protein is encoded by the coding sequence ATGGGCGGATTGTTTTCCGCGCTCGGCTCCTTCTGGAGCTCACTTGTGCACATTTTCGATCCGCTATGCGGACCCGTCGGCATCTTCACCTGGTTGGGTCCGTCGACGATCATAGCCTGTGGCGACACCGGCTGGGGCGACGAGATCGCCCTTGGCCTGCAGGTCACCGTATCGGTGGCGATCGTCACCCTGCCGATCGGCCTCGTCATCGGCTTCCTCGTGGCTCTCGGCCAGCAGTCGGAAGAAAAATCGCTGCGGCTGGCGGCCGGCATTTACACGACTATCTTCCGCGGCCTGCCGGAGCTTTTGACGCTCTTCATCATCTATTACGGCATGCAGATGCTCATCCAGTCTCTTCTGGAGCTTGCCGGCTATGTCGGGCCGCCGGTCGAGATCAACGCCTTCCTGGCCGGCGTGATCGCTCTGTCGGTTGTCTTCTCCGCCTATTGCTCGGAAGTATTGCTTTCGGCTTTCCGCGCCATTCCCAAGGGCCAATATGAGGCAGGAGATGCGCTCGGCCTGCATCGCGGCCGCACGCTACGGCTCGTCATCCTGCCGCAACTCGTTCGCATCGCCCTTCCCGGTCTGACGAACCTCTGGATGGTGCTCCTGAAGGACACCTCCTACGTCTCGATCATCAGCCTTGCCGATATCCTGCGCCAGACGAGCGTCGCAGTGCGGGTGACCAAGGAGCCGTTCTTCTTCTATGGCATTGCCTGCTGTCTCTATCTGGTGCTCGCCATTCTCTCCTCCTTCCTGCTTATCTATGTCGACCGCTGGGCCAAACGTTCGGATGTCCGCCGATGA
- a CDS encoding glutathione S-transferase family protein — protein MSLVFYGHPLASFCHKVLIALYENETPFENRIVDLSDEASCADLFRFWPIGKMPLLRDEARDSTIPETSIIIEYLDHYYPGAVPLLPLEIDRALQVRLWDRFFDHYVQMPMQTLVSNRRRPEGKADEIEMTASRATLATAYTMIEKQLGESPWITGEAFTMADCAAAPSLFYAETLVAFSSDQPKLRAYYERLLARPSFARALEEARPYFKFYPYHDRLPARFRDEAE, from the coding sequence ATGTCGCTCGTCTTTTATGGGCATCCGCTCGCCTCCTTCTGCCACAAGGTGCTGATCGCGCTTTATGAAAACGAGACCCCCTTTGAGAACCGTATCGTCGATCTGTCCGACGAGGCCTCATGCGCCGATCTCTTTCGCTTCTGGCCTATCGGCAAGATGCCGCTGCTCCGCGACGAAGCCCGGGACAGCACCATCCCCGAGACTTCGATTATCATCGAATATCTCGATCACTATTATCCCGGCGCCGTGCCCCTGCTGCCGCTGGAGATCGACCGGGCACTGCAGGTCCGTCTCTGGGACCGCTTCTTCGACCATTATGTCCAGATGCCGATGCAGACGCTGGTCAGCAATCGCCGCCGCCCTGAAGGCAAGGCGGACGAAATCGAGATGACCGCTTCCCGGGCAACGCTGGCCACGGCCTATACCATGATCGAAAAACAACTGGGCGAAAGCCCTTGGATAACCGGCGAAGCGTTCACCATGGCCGACTGCGCCGCAGCCCCCTCTCTCTTCTACGCCGAGACGCTGGTTGCGTTTTCATCAGATCAGCCGAAGCTTCGCGCCTATTACGAGCGGCTGCTGGCGCGCCCGTCCTTCGCCAGGGCGCTGGAAGAGGCCCGCCCCTATTTCAAGTTCTATCCCTATCACGACAGACTGCCCGCCCGCTTTCGGGATGAAGCGGAATGA
- a CDS encoding methyltransferase — MAKKIDEEALAEAYNRALALEKSGDVEAAVAAYEDVLAIDPEDHGGAAVRIAAMGRGETPVKAPDAYVETLFDQHAEVFEDVLVEQLGYHVPMLVRQRLQALKLGPFKRLLDLGCGTGLTGGALRELCEDMTGIDISEKMVEIAHEKDLYETLFVAEVEDFLDDNDEDAFDLITATDVLPYLGALEPLFFGAAENLTPGGLFIFSSETLPDELLAGRPYMVGPHQRFAHADAYVRERLTATGFALVEISDINVRMEDGQPTPGHLVIARYIG; from the coding sequence ATGGCAAAGAAGATCGACGAAGAAGCCCTTGCCGAGGCCTACAATCGTGCACTGGCGCTGGAGAAATCAGGTGATGTCGAGGCGGCCGTAGCGGCCTACGAGGACGTTTTGGCGATCGATCCCGAGGACCACGGCGGAGCCGCCGTGCGCATCGCGGCGATGGGCCGCGGCGAAACCCCGGTCAAGGCGCCCGACGCCTATGTCGAGACCCTGTTCGATCAGCATGCCGAGGTCTTCGAGGACGTGCTCGTCGAGCAACTCGGCTATCACGTGCCGATGCTGGTGCGCCAGCGCCTGCAGGCATTAAAGCTCGGGCCGTTCAAGCGTTTGCTCGATCTCGGCTGCGGCACCGGTCTCACAGGCGGCGCGCTGCGCGAGCTGTGCGAGGACATGACCGGCATCGACATATCGGAGAAGATGGTCGAGATCGCCCACGAAAAAGATCTTTACGAGACGCTCTTCGTCGCCGAGGTTGAGGATTTTCTCGACGACAATGACGAGGACGCTTTCGACCTCATCACCGCCACAGACGTGCTGCCCTATCTCGGCGCGCTCGAACCGCTCTTCTTCGGCGCCGCCGAAAATCTGACGCCGGGCGGCCTGTTCATTTTCTCCTCGGAGACCCTGCCTGACGAATTGCTTGCCGGCCGCCCCTACATGGTTGGACCACACCAGCGCTTTGCCCATGCCGACGCCTATGTGAGAGAACGGCTGACGGCCACCGGTTTCGCGCTTGTCGAGATATCCGACATCAACGTGCGCATGGAAGACGGACAGCCGACGCCGGGCCATCTGGTGATCGCCAGATACATCGGCTGA
- a CDS encoding DUF2270 domain-containing protein gives MKAEHDRVPPARKEGGERPLLLPTTPGEITNTLSHYYRGELGRMTSWRDRIDRTSNWAITVVAALLSVSLSTPSSHHGVLLFGVMLITLLLMIEARRYRFFDIYRARIRQVERCYFAQIMAPNAAAGSEWAAVIANSLRHPRFLLSYGEAMHRRLKRNYGWMYLILLLAWCLKISTPKLQTEGAPALQAQSWAYVIDNAVLGPLPGLAVISIVVTFYLGMLYFALRPDRDEGEFGHGEAHV, from the coding sequence ATGAAAGCGGAGCACGACAGGGTGCCACCGGCAAGGAAAGAAGGGGGCGAGCGCCCCTTGCTGCTGCCCACGACGCCGGGCGAGATCACCAATACGCTCAGCCATTATTACCGCGGCGAACTCGGGCGGATGACGAGCTGGCGCGACCGCATCGACCGGACGTCCAACTGGGCGATCACCGTGGTCGCGGCGCTGCTTTCGGTGTCGTTGTCGACACCAAGCTCGCATCACGGCGTGTTGTTGTTCGGCGTGATGCTGATTACGCTGCTTCTGATGATCGAGGCGCGGCGCTACCGCTTCTTTGATATCTACCGCGCCCGAATCCGGCAGGTCGAGCGCTGTTATTTCGCGCAGATCATGGCGCCGAACGCTGCGGCCGGCAGCGAATGGGCCGCGGTGATTGCCAACAGCCTGCGTCATCCGCGCTTTCTGCTCAGTTATGGAGAAGCGATGCATCGGCGGCTCAAACGCAATTACGGCTGGATGTATTTAATCCTGCTGCTTGCCTGGTGCCTGAAGATCTCGACGCCAAAACTGCAGACGGAGGGCGCGCCGGCGCTGCAGGCGCAGTCCTGGGCCTATGTCATCGACAATGCCGTGCTCGGGCCACTCCCCGGCCTTGCGGTCATTTCGATCGTCGTCACCTTTTACCTGGGCATGCTCTATTTCGCCCTGCGTCCAGACCGGGACGAAGGCGAATTCGGCCATGGCGAGGCGCATGTGTGA